The Cannabis sativa cultivar Pink pepper isolate KNU-18-1 chromosome 8, ASM2916894v1, whole genome shotgun sequence genomic interval CATCTGCTCTAGCTAATCTTCAGCATTGAACAAGAAGATGAGGAAGAACGGATGGCAGCTCCCGTACCACCCTCTCCAGGTATGGTTTAGtacatttcttcttcttcttcttcttcttcttcttcttcttcttcctcaagtAGTATAGTGGCTTAAGCAGCCTTTGTTGTCTTAATTTCACTTCtgtagttattttattttattttttgtctaTGAAGGTGGTTGCTGTTGCAGTGTTCCTAGCATTGGGTTTTGCTTTCTATGTCTTCTTTGCTCCCTTTGTTGGGAAGAAGATGTTTCAGTATGTTGTGATGGGGCTTTACACTCCTCTTGTAAGTCATTTCTcttgtttatgtatattttctttttgttggGTTGAGGAGCTGAGATCTGATAGTTCTCTGTTTTTTTCGGTTTATTTTCTTGGTGATTGTTTGTGTCTGCTAAGTAGATTTCTCTATCTTTTTCATGGGTATTGTGTTTTCTTATTTTCCGCTGATTTTTCTGTAGATCCATTCAAGCGTGTTATGACCCTTTAACTCTAGCTTATAAGAGCGTATAAATTACTTttctgtttttctttctttctcagaTCCTAGTATCAGATAACAGTAATGTAGGGATTAATGCTTGAGTTTCATTGGAATTTAATGGAATGTTGCAATTGGGTTCAAGTTTTGAACAAATAAACTACTTTTATTAACTTCAGAGTGCTTATTGCTCAACAAATTGGTTGCGTGGCTTTAGACAATTAGAGGATATGCTATCTGATACTGAAGAAATCTTCGTAGAAGTTGAATGTGGTTATGTTTTTTGCCCATTATGACAGCTCTTAAAGTAGGCCTTTCAATTATTACTAAAGTGCACTTAATGGAGTCACAATTACTTCAATCTTTTATCATTTGGATTAGCATGCAGttctctatctttttttttttttctttaatgtgtTTAATTGCAATCTGAACTACATATGGCAAATTTCGTATTTAATATTTAGCAAACTCCTGTTTTCAGATTATATGTGTCTTCAGCCTGTATATTTGGTGCGCGGCAGCTGATCCTGCTGACTCAGGAGTATTTAAGTCAAAAAAGTATCTCAAGATTCCAGACACTGCTAAGCAATCTGGACAAAAGGACTCTAAACTGGGTGGTGATTCAACTCCATCACTACATGATGCCGATGCTACAAAACTTGGGGACAAACCTCTAGATGAAGATACTATGGGCAAAGATGCAACTTCCAAAGTCTCAACAATTGATACCGAGAAGAATAATACATCACCACAACGTTCATCTTGTCTCTTGTTGGTTTGCTCTCCATGTGCTTATATATGCGGTTGCTCGGGTTCCAGTGAGGAGTCTTCTAGTCTACAAATGAGTGAAGAAGGCATGTTCTATTGCAGCTTGTGTGAAGTTGAGGTGTGTTGGACATAGATTAATAAATGAacattattgtttttatttgattgtcaaTTGGATACCTCGCTAAGGTTTGTTATGTCGATAAACCTTGTAATGCTATGTTTGGGTCTCCGAGGAAACAATCTGTTTCTTTATAAGTAAGAAATGACAGTAACCTGCAGAGATTGAGTCCAATTTCATTAGCTCATATTTTCACTTCATTGTAGGTGTACAAATACAGTAAACACTGCAGAGTTTGTGACAAATGTGTTGACCGCTTTGATCATCACTGCAGGGTATAATTCCATTTCTTTGTTTTCAGTTTCTTCAAATTGTTTTTTCTGTGCTAATTCTCCTGACATAAATGCATCTGTGCTTCTTGTAGTGGCTTAACAACTGCATAGGGAAGAAAAACTACAGGCAATTTTTCACTCTCATGGTTTCCGCTCTTCTATTGGTAAGCATGAGCCTTTGTTCTTGTCTTGCTAAACTTCACATTGTCACTCAAACCCTTGACCGTCTACCAATCCCATAGATCTCAGTCTTATGGAAACTAAATGATAGGCACTAAATCCACTGCTCACCGCCTATACAGTATTCAGTTATTTGTCTTGTCATTCGCAATTTGATAGCAGTGCTTAATTACCCTTAGGTAACTTGTTCGTAGAGCTTAACATCACTACCCTTGTGAATAGGAAAAGTTTGACTTGCAGTTGCACTCCCTACACTGCTTATTTCACGTACAGTGCTCAACTCAGTGTTTGTCACAACTAGTTTGTTTTAGTAACATGGATTTGACCTTTCCATTGACCCAGCCCAATTTTCAGCCTAGGGAGAAAAGTGAAAAGTGACTTTTAATGAGTACTTCGCTAAATGATGGCCATACACAATTTAATTGTTATAACAAGTTTGTGACAGATATTCTGAATTGCGGACAAATTTTGTGGTGCTCcaactttttttaaaagttcTCCATCCATTTTCTCTCTGATAACGGGGCGTCCTTCCCATCATCTTAAGAAATAATCCTTAGATGAACTTCACTATACCTATTTGGCTTTGTGAAAGATTCTGAAATTGTACCTATATTTTCTCACAAGATTCTCTGAGGAAATCAAATCTTTTTCCTTTAAGATTTTGGCTTCCTTGACTTCTTAGTCAATGCCTTTCACGGAACACCTAAGTATAGACTTGTCCCTTATCTATTATGGTTTGCCATTTTCCCTTTTTGCTGCCGTAAGTCCTTCAGGCTCTCAGCCAGTATCTGGAGATCACCTCAGAGTaagcattttattttcattttcattttcattttaattgattattgACAGGTCTGTACATGGTTTGTGCACCTTGGGCTTGAGATTGCAGCTTATTCTACAATGGACAACTGGACTCCTTGTGCTTATCTGCTGCTTTCTTGAGAGGAAACAATTCTCTGTGGAAATCGCAACCAAGTTGGGAAGCAGTTTCTCTATGGCGCCATTTGTTATTGTTGTGGTGAGTACTATTGGCATGAATTTATTCTAATTTAGCTGTTAGTATTTAGTTTAGTTCAGATCAACCTTGTTGACTCAGCAGTGGGACTCTAGACTATTTCATGTAATGTTTTTTCACATAGCTTCCATCAtaattttaatacatttaattgaaTGTACAGGCACTCTGCACCCTCTTGGCAATGATTGCAACCCTACCGCTTGCACAACTTTTCTTTTTCCACATCCTTTTGATTAAGAAGGTGAGCTCCACAGTTATTTCGTATCCCTGATCATATGCTGATTTTCTTGCTGCAGAGGTTCAattatattcaattttttttatgttctgGTATTTGATGTAGGGAATAAGCACGTATGATTACATCATAGCTTTGAGGGAGCAGGAGCAAGAGCAAAATGGAGTCGGAGGGCAGCATAGTCCCCAAATGTCTCCTGCTAGCTCACTTACTGGATTAAGCAGTGCAAGCTCTTTCACTACATTTCACCGGGGTGCCTGGTGCACCCCGCCACGTCTGTTTCTTGAAGATCAGGTAATCTTGACAAAATAATGATTTTCCAAATTTCTGATATATGTTAAGGTAGCTTTTTGTGATTCATCGCTTTTTCTGATAGAGTTGGTATTTTTTAAGTTCAAAATTACCTACTTTTGTTGAATTTGTTCCTTTCAGCATATAATAGAAAGAGCTTAACCACATTGCTTTGTTTGTTTACTATCTGTTATTTGTTTTCCTTCCATCAGTTTGATGTTGTGCCACCAGAGACTGGCTCTGTTAGTTCGTTAGGAAAAAAGGCTGCAGGAGAGGaaacaattaaaaagaaaaatcctGCAGCGGTGAAGATCAGTCCATGGACTCTTGCCAGATTAAATGCAGAAGAGATTTCAAAGGCTGCAGCAGAAGCAAGGAAAAAGTCCAAAATCTTGCAACCTGTGATGAGAAGTGATGCTTCTTATGGCCTAGAAGCTGGCAGTAGCTTTGGCAGCAGTGGTCGTCGAATGGTTCCAAGGCCTGACAATAACAGAAGGCGCATTAATAAGCGGGTGCGACTTCCAGCAGAGCTGCCTATGGAACCGCTTACTAAGATTTCAGCTATACCTGTTACCAAAGGCTACGCTGA includes:
- the LOC115699410 gene encoding probable protein S-acyltransferase 22, whose translation is MRKNGWQLPYHPLQVVAVAVFLALGFAFYVFFAPFVGKKMFQYVVMGLYTPLIICVFSLYIWCAAADPADSGVFKSKKYLKIPDTAKQSGQKDSKLGGDSTPSLHDADATKLGDKPLDEDTMGKDATSKVSTIDTEKNNTSPQRSSCLLLVCSPCAYICGCSGSSEESSSLQMSEEGMFYCSLCEVEVYKYSKHCRVCDKCVDRFDHHCRWLNNCIGKKNYRQFFTLMVSALLLLILQWTTGLLVLICCFLERKQFSVEIATKLGSSFSMAPFVIVVALCTLLAMIATLPLAQLFFFHILLIKKGISTYDYIIALREQEQEQNGVGGQHSPQMSPASSLTGLSSASSFTTFHRGAWCTPPRLFLEDQFDVVPPETGSVSSLGKKAAGEETIKKKNPAAVKISPWTLARLNAEEISKAAAEARKKSKILQPVMRSDASYGLEAGSSFGSSGRRMVPRPDNNRRRINKRVRLPAELPMEPLTKISAIPVTKGYADTSSSLAPLQLEARSAFQTSHAMTSSVGLVASSPESSLDSPDIHPFRVSSSGPEEARQLTGLSATGIAAQNGFPLSRSTSDGYEASGGEDSDRVPTRFVQRSTNWSNVLFNSDADERLFKLQASSSGLSDHRKL